ATGAACCAGATGACGGAGCTTGATACGGTTCTCACCCATGAACCGGAACTGGGCCCGCTCATCACCCCGATTGCTGAAAACCGTTTAAACTTCACCGACCGGCGCATCACCGCAACTGAAGGCAAATAACACAGCAGGCCACAGCACCTAGAGCGGTGCGGCAGCCTGTCGCAGCCATGCGCGCTCTGCATCATCGACAAAGGATGCAAGTGCTTCATAAACGCGGGCATGATAGGCATCAAGCCAGTTGCGTTCCTCATCATTCAAAAGCGCCGTGACAATCAGGCGGCGGTCAATCGGGCACAGGGTCAGGGTTTCAAAAGCCAGCATCGGCAAATCACCGCCGGCCGGAGTTGCTGCTTTACTAATCAGCAGCAGGTTTTCAATGCGGATGCCAAATGCCCCTTCACGGTAATAACCCGGCTCATTGGAAACAATCATCCCGGCCAGTAATTCCTGGGCACCGGCGCGCGAGATGGATTGCGGCCCTTCATGCACCGACAAAAACGCCCCCACGCCGTGGCCAGTGCCGTGCGCATAATCAAAGCCGTTTTGCCACAAGGCAATACGCGCCAGCACATCAATATCCTGCCCGCGGGTGCCTTGGGGAAAACGCGCCATGCTCAGGGCGATCATGCCTTTCAGCACCAGGGTAAAACAGCGCCTTTCCTCTTCCCCCGCCGCGCCAATCGCTACAGTACGGGTAATATCGGTGGTGCCGTCACGATATTGCGCACCGGAATCAACCAGATACAATTCACCCGCCTGCAATGGGCGGCTGGTTTGGGTGGTCACGCGATAATGGATAACCGCCCCGTCCGCACCCGCGCCGGAAATTGTATCAAAGGAAATATCCTCAAGCTTCGAGTGCAGCTCTTCCGCCGTCTGCGCACGCAATTCCTCCAGCTTGCGCACTACAGAAATTTCATCCTGTGTGCCGGGCTTCTGCCCGTCAAGCCAGGCAAAAAATCTGACCAGCGCCACACCGTCACGCATGTGCGCCGCGCGGGCGCCTTGCCTCTCGGCACTGTTTTTAACCGCACGCGGCAGCCGCGCCGGATCACGCCCTTCCACAACCTTGCCGCCCGCGGCCTCAACAATCTGGCTCAGGCGCTGGGCCGCCAGCCCAGGGTCAAGCAGCACCGCCTTGCCGCCTTGCGCCATGGCGTGCAGGCGCTCTTGCAGGGCAGCCGGCGGCGCTGTTTCACACAATTCACCCAAGGCGGCTTTTTCTTCTGCTCCAAGCTTGCGCCCGTCAATAAACAATTCCGCCCGCCCGGCCGCCGGTATCACGGCAAAGGAAAGCGGCAACGGCGTATTGGCGACATCGCTACCCCGGATATTGAAACACCAGGCAATGGAAGACGGGTCGGTCAAAACCGTTGCCACCGCCCCAAGGCGGGCAATATCCTGCTGCATTTCAGCAAGCTTTTCCCCCGCCGGTTTGCCTGCCAGCTGTTGCGGCTGCAAAGTGACACGGCCAAGCGGCGGTTGCGGCTGATCATCCCAGACAGCATCAAGCGGATTTTCCGCCAGGCTGACAAGCTCTCCACCGACCTTTTGCAACGCCTCACGCAGACGGCGCGCCCCGTCAATCGTATGCAGCCACGGATCAAAGCCGATTTTTAACCCGCCGCCATTCTGCTCCAGCCAGGTGGCCGGTGGCGTGGCCACCAGATTCTCATAAGAAAACACCGCCGCATCGGTTTGCTTGCGGACTTGCAAGGTATAACGGCCATCAACGAAAATCAGCGCCTTGTCACGCAACACCAGCGCCACACCGGCCGAGCCGGTAAAACCGGTCAGCCAGCCAAGGCGCTGTGCGTGCGGCGGCACATATTCGCCCTGATGCTCATCAGCACGCGGCACCAGAAAACCATCCAGCCCGAGACGGGCAAGCGCCCCGCGCAATTTTTCCACCCGTGGAGCCCCGTTAGCGAGGTTTGTTGTCACGTCAAAAGATTGAAACATCACCAGCCTGCCGTTTCAGATGAATCGTTACCCAGCCTTCACGATGAAGGGTTTCCTGATGTTGTAACCCTTCCGCCAGATAGGCCGCAAGCACTTTATCGTGCTGGCTGTCCAGAATACCGGAAAGAATGACAGAACCGCCAGCCGCAACCTGCCGCGCCATCGCGGGCGCAAGTTCAATCAGCGGCAAAGCCAGAATATTGGCGACAATCAGGTCAAAAGGCCGGCGCTTCTGCATCTCTTCATGGTCAAAGCCGATCGCCGTCACCGCCGCCACCCATTGTTCCACCCCGTTCAGGCGGATATTGTCCACCGCCACTTCCGTCGCCACCGGGTCTATATCACTCGCCAGTATCGGCATGGGGTGCAATTTGGCCATGGCAATCGCCAGCACGCCGCTGCCGGTGCCCAAATCCAGCGCATTATGCGGCTTTTCGCTTTCCACCACCCTGGCAACCATTTCAAGGCAACCCGCCGTCGTGCCATGATGGCCGGTGCCGAATGCCTGCCCGGCATCAATTTCTACCGCAAGATCGCCGCTTTCAATTTTATCGCGGTCATGCGAACCATGCACGAAAAACCGTCCCGCCCGCACCGGCCGCAACCCGGCAAGGCTGTGCTTGACCCAGTCGATTTCCGGCAGGACTTCTGTTTGCAACGCCTCTGCCGCCACATTGGCGGCTTGCGCAAAGCGTTGCCTTGTTTCAGCCGCTTGCGCCTCATCAATATAAACAGAAACTTCAAACAAAGCCGCCGCCTCATCAAGTTCAACAATGGCAACCGGATAGCCATCCTCTTCAAAAACGGTTTCTATAGCAGCGTAAATTGCTTCTGCCTGTGCCTTTGCTGCGGCGATATACAAACGAATTTGTCTCAAAATTTCATCCTGCGCTGTTTATCAGGGTTTTCAATTTGTCCATTGCCGCTGCATCACCGGCGGCAAAAGGAATGGCGTCAAACGGCACACCGTTTTTCTTGATAAGAATAACCGCGGCCGTATGATCAAAGGTATAATCGCCGTCGCTCATCTCAACCCTTTGCGCCACAGCATTGAAAAACTTCAATGCCTTGTCAATTTCTTTTTGCGTGCCGCGCAGGCCGGTCACCTGACCGGAAACATTGGTGATATAGTCATGAAAACGTTCCTGCGTATCCCGCTCAGGGTCAATGGTGATAAACCAGATATTGACCTTATCGGAATCCTTGCCCAGTTCTGTCAGCCAGCCTTCCATATCCACCAGCGTTGTCGGACAGACATCCGGGCATGACGTATAGCCGAAAAACACCGCTGACGGCCTGGCGCGTATATCATCAAGCGTCACCGTTTCGCCATTGATACTGGTCATGGTGAAATCCGGTTTTGTCAGGGTGTGGATTCCCCACAACAACCCGCTAAAGACAGCCGCCAGCGCCACAAAACCAATAGCGTAAAGAATATCTTTTTTCATATGTGACAAACCTCTCCATGAAAACCGGTTTATAGCAAGATTATGGCATTTTTTCCATGCCCCGGCGCAAACTTTCTGATAAAGCTGTTTTCCGGCAAGAGGGATGGGCCATTTTGCCGCAGCCGGACAGGAATGATATGAACAATAACAATGATTTGCGCTTTCAGGACAGCGCCCCGCGCATTCATTCCACCGCACGGCTGAAAACCTGCCGCGTAGGGCGCTACAGCGAAATCGGCGAACGGGTGCTCCTGCATGATGTGACGCTTGGTGACTTCAGCTATTTTGAACGCCATGCTGAAGCGATTTACGCCGATATCGGCCGCTTTTGCTCGATTACCGCCCATACCCGCATCAACGCGCTTGAACACCCGATGGCGCGGGCAAGCACGCATAAATTCACCTATCGCCCCAATGAATATTTCCGCTATCTGCCGCTGGATTCCACTTTCCGTGAACAACGCGCCACAAAGCGCGTGACCATCGGCCATGATGTGTGGATCAGCCATGGCGCTGTTATCATGCCCGGCCTCACCATCGGCCACGGCGCGGTGATCGGCGCCAATGCGGTGGTGACAAAAAATGTCGCGCCCTATGAAATTGCCGCCGGTGTACCGGCCAGAAAAATCCGTATGCGGTTTGCAGCAGATATTATTGAATCCCTGCTCGCCCTTGAATGGTGGAATTGGGAAATGGACAAGCTCTATCGCGCTATCCCCGATATGCAAACACTCCCTATCAGTGATTTCATCGCTAAATGGCGCTGAGGTTCACCGGTTATACCTTGCGGACAAAACTGTCCATCACCCGTTTTTCACCCGCTTTGTCAAAGGCAATCGTCAGCTTGTTGCCATCAATGGCCACAATATTGCCATTGCCGAATTTGGTGTGAAACACCCGCTCGCCAAGGCTGAAAGCCGATTCTGCCCTGATACTGGCTTTGCTGACAACCTCGCCGTCAATCACCCGCCCGCGCCGTGCTTCCGCCTCGCCATAGCCGATACGCTCAACCCGCGCGCCGGAGCGTGTCCCCCAATTGTTGCGCGTTGCGTCCGAGCGGTTCTGCTGCGCCCGCTGCCACCCCGGGGTGGCGTAATTTCCCTCAAACGGATCATGGCGGTCAAACCGCGACTGCTGGCCATAGCCGCCAAAGGCAGTATCAGCATCGGCAACCTCAACATGTTCCGGCGGCAGTTCATCCAGAAAGCGTGACGGCAGGGTGGATTGCCACAATCCGTGAATGCGCCGGTTGGAAACAAACCAGATATGCAGGTTCTTGCGCGCCCGCGTCAGCCCGACATAGGCAAGGCGGCGCTCTTCCTCAAGGCCGGAGCGGCCGCCCTCATCCAGCGCGCGCTGATGCGGAAACAGCCCTTCTTCCCAGCCGGGCAAAAATACCGTGTCAAATTCCAGCCCTTTGGCTGAATGCAGTGTCATAATGGTGACAGCATCCAGATGCTCATTCCGGTCGCTATCCATAACCAGCGAAATATGCTCCAGAAAACCGCGCAGACTGTCAAATTCTTCCAGCGAGCGGACAAGTTCTTTCAGGTTTTCAATACGCCCTTCCGCCTCCGGTGTGCGCTCATTCCGCCACAGCGCCATATAGCCGGATTCATCCAGTACAGTTTCTGCCAGTTCTGTATGCGGTGTGGTATCAAGCAGCTTCTGCCAGCGGCGGAAATTTTCCACCACCTCGCGCAAGGCACTGCGCGGCCTGGGCTTCAACTCATCCGTTTCAACCAGTTCTGCCGCCGCCGCCAGAAGCGGAATGCCACGTTGCCGCGCCGCGTCACGAAGCTGGCGGAGGCTTGCTTCCCCAAGGCCGCGCTTCGGCGTGTTGATAATCCGCTCCAGCGCCAGATCATCCGCCGGTTGCGCCACCACGCGCAAATAGGCAAGGGCATCACGGATTTCCATCCGCTAAAAAAACCGCGGCCCGCCGATCACCCGGTAATTCAGCCCTAACGTGGCAAAGCGGTCTTCAAACTCGCGCATCTGAAACGAGGCACGCACCAGAATCGCCATGCTGTTGAGCGTTTCACCCTTATTCTGCAACGCCTCAATTTCCTCACCGGCAGCACGGGCTTCCTCTTCCGAATCCCATGCCGCGTGCACTTGCACCTTCCGCGCCTCATCCACCGGCGTATCAGTAAACAGTGTTTTGCCCAGCCGCCCGTCATTATGGGCGATAAGGTGCGAGGCCGCGCCCAGAATATGCGCGGTCGAGCGGTAATTGCGCTCAAGCCGGATGACAGCCGCACCGGGAAAGTCTTTTTCAAAGCGCAGAATATTGTCCACTTCCGCGCCGCGCCAGCCGTAAATCGACTGGTCATCATCGCCGACACAGCACAGATTGACTGTTTCCCCCTTCGGCCGCTGCGCCAGCAGGCGCAGCCACAGATATTGCGCGGTGTTGGTGTCCTGATATTCATCAACCAGAATATAGCGGAACTTGCGGTGATATTCGCGCAGCACATCGGGGTTCTGCTGGAAAATACGGATGGGAAGCAACAGCAGATCACCAAAATCACAGGCATTCAGCATTTGCAGCCGCTCCTGATAGGCGCGGTAAAGCTCACGCCCGCGGCCATTGCCAAAAGAACGCGCATCCCCTTCAGAAATCTGCTCCGGCGACAGGCCGCGGTTTTTCCAGCCATCAATCATCTGGGCAAAGGTGCGCGCCGGCCAGCGCTTGTCATCCAGTCCCTCCGCCTGAACAAGCTGTCTTACCAGCCGGATAACATCATCCGTATCCAGAATGGTGAAACTGGAATTAAGCCCCGCCAGTTCGGCATGGCGGCGCAGCAATTTAACGCCGATAGAGTGAAACGTGCCAAGCCACGGCATACCTTCCACCGTATCGCCAAGCAGCTGGCCAATCCGCATTTTCATCTCGCGCGCTGCCTTGTTGGTAAAGGTGACAGCCAAAATCTGGCTCGGATAGGCAAGGCCGAGCGACAGGATGTGGGCAATACGCGTGGTCAGCACCCGTGTCTTGCCGGTTCCCGCACCGGCAAGCACCAGAACCGGCCCTTCTGTGGTCAGGACCGCCCGGCGCTGTTCAGGGTTAAGGCTGGCAATATAATCCGGCTCACCCGCCTGCGCCTGCGCCTGCCGCGCCGCTAAAGCGCGCGCGGCAATACCGCCGGACTTCCCCGGCTTCTGCCCCGGCTCATCGTCATCAAAGAACGGCATATCATCGTCAGGAAAATCACTCATCCTTATGGATTTAGGGTATTTCTCACGCAAATGCCAGAGCCTTTACGCAAAAGCTGTGCAAACAGCTTCCCATAAAATCTGCCCCCTTATTTCTCATCCGCGCCGACAAGCGCAAACCATGCGTCTTCATCGATAATCTCAATGCCAAGTTCACGCGCCTTGTTGAGTTTTGACCCCGCGCCCGGCCCCGCTACCACAAGGCTGGTTTTGGCAGAAACCGACCCCGCCGCCCTGGCGCCATAACGTTCCGCCATCGCCTTTGCCTCATCACGCGACATGCGCTGCAAGCTGCCGGTAAAGACAATTGTTTTGCCCGCCACCGGCGAATCCGTGGCAACAGGCAGTTCCTCATCAAGCGGTGTGACTTCCGCCAGGAGCGAGCCAAGCACTTCCACATTATGCGGCTCGGCATAAAAATCCACCACGGCCCCGGCAACAATACCGCCAATACCTTCAATATTAATCAGTTCCTGCCAAACCTCGTTGCCCTTATCCGCTTTCTCACCTGCCTCCGGCATTCGCGCCGCGCCGGCCGCAGCAGCCAAAGCAGTATAATTGACATAATGGCGCGCCAGACGGCGGGCATTGACCTCGCCGACATGACGGATACCAAGGCCGAACAAAAACCGGCTCAGGGCAATCCGGCGGCGGGCATCAATGGCCGCATAGAGTTTTTTGACTGAAGTCGCGCCAAAACCGTCAATATTTTCAAGTTTGGTCAGCGATTGTTCCTGCCGCTTCTGCAAGGTGAAAATATCCGCCGGTGAACGGATGGTGACAGACGGGTCTTCCGCCGAGAAAAAAAACTCAACCCGTTCCTCTCCCAGCCCTTCAATATCAAAGGCATTGCGCGAGACAAAATGGCGGATACGTTCTACCGCCTGCGCCGGGCAAACCAGCCCGCCCATGCAGCGGCGCACGGCCTCGCCCTCCTCACGCACCGCATGGCTGCCGCAAGCCGGGCATGTGTGCGGAAACGGATAAGGCACAGCACCGGCCGGGCGCTTTTCCGGCAGAATATCAACAATCTGCGGGATAACATCGCCCGCCCGCTGGATAATCACCGTATCCCCAATGCGGATATCGCCGCTGTCACGGATGGGCGCGCCAGCGGAATCAACACCGCGGATATAATCTTCATTATGCAAGGTGGCATTTGTCACCACCGCCCCGCCGACCGTAATCGGCTCCAGCCGCGCCACCGGCGTCAGCGCCCCTGTGCGCCCGACCTGAATATCAATCTGGCGCAAGATTGTTATCGCCTGTTCCGCCGGGAATTTATGCGCCAGCGCCCAGCGCGGCGAGCGGGAAACAAAACCAAGCCGGTTTTGCAGGGCAAGGTCGTTGATCTTGTAGACAACACCGTCAATATCATAATCAAGCTCGGCGCGCATGGCTTCAATCTTGTGATAATGGCGTATCAACCCCGCCGCATCATGGCACAGCTTCATCAGCGGATTGGTGGTAAAGCCATATTTGTCAAAACATTCCACCATGCCCATCTGGCTGCGGGCAGGCAGTGCGCTGACTTCGCCCCAGGCATAGGCAAAAAACCGCAAGGCGCGGCTTGCTGTAATCGATGAATCAAGCTGCCGCAGTGAACCGGCCGCGGCATTGCGCGGATTGGCAAAAGGCGGGTTGCCCGCTTCAACCTGCCGCGCATTCAGTGCGGCAAAATCACGCCGCCCCATATAAATTTCGCCACGCACTTCCAGCACATCCGGCGGGCTGCCAGAGAGCACCTGCGGAATATCAGCAATGGTGCGGGCATTCACCGTGACATCTTCCCCCACCATGCCATCGCCGCGGGTGGAGGCGCTCACCAGCCGCCCCTTTTCATAACGCAGCGATAGCGAAAGGCCATCAATTTTCGGCTCTGCCGTTATATCCAGCGGTTTGTCAGCCGGCAGGCGCAAAAACCGGCGCAACCGCTCGGCAAAATCCTCAACATCCTGATCTTCAAAGCCATTGTCGAGCGAAAGCATCGGCACCGCATGGCGGATCTTTGCAAATTTTTCCGATACCGGCGCCCCGACCTTGCGTGAAGGTGAATCATCGCGCACCAGATGCGGGAAGCGCTGCTCAATCGCCAGATTGCGCCGCCGCAAGGCATCGTAGTCCGCGTCCGTTATTTCCGGCTTGTCCTCGGTATTATACAGATGGTCATGGCGGGCAATCTCTTCCGCCAGCCGTTTGAGTTCCTTAACCGCCTGCGCCTCGCTCAACTGATCAACGGCCGTTTTTGTCATTGTTTCCCTCTAGGATTGCAGCAGGGTGCGCGCTGCCGCGCGCGCCTCGGCGGTAATATGCGCCCCGGCCAGCATACGGGCAATCTCTTCCTCACGTTCAAGCGGCTCCATCCGGTGAATATCCGTTGCCAGGCGATCTTCTTCCCCGGCTGGCGATTTGGCAATAAGAAAATGCTGGTCCGCCGGCGCCGCCACCTGCGGCGCGTGGGTCACAGTCAGCACCTGCACCTGTTGCGACAAACGCTTCAGGCGCTGGCCGATGGCATCAGCCACGGCGCCACCGACACCGGTGTCAATCTCGTCAAACACAAGGGTAGGGGCAGAACCGCGGTCCGCCAGGGCCACTTTGAGCGCCAGCAGAAAGCGCGACAATTCGCCGCCAGACGCCACCTTCATCATCGGCCCGGGGCGGGTGCCAGGATTGGTGCGCACCCAATATTCAATGGTGTCAATGCCATCCATCCCACGCTGTTCAGCCACAACGTTCTGCTCAACCATAAATTCCGCCTGTTCAAGTTTCAGCGCCGGCAACTCCGCCATCACCGCCGCACCCAGGCCCTGCGCTGCCGCACGCCGGCAGGCGGATAATTCCGCCGCGGCCGCATCATAACGCGCGCCTGCTGCGGCTGCTTCAGCTTCCAGCTGCGCCAGCAGTGTTTCTCCGGCATCCAGATCCACAAGGTCTTTTTCCATTTTTTCACACAGAGCAGGCAGGTTTTCCACCGCTACGGAATATTTGCGCGCTGCCGCCCGCAGGGCAAACAGGCGCTCTTCCACCCTTTCCAGTTCCTGCGGGTCAAAATCAATGGCGCGGAGCGCCGCGTCAACACCGTCCTGCGCGTCTCCCAAAGCGTCCAGCGCGCGGTCTATCGCCTGCACTATCCGAGCAACCAGTTCCGGCACTTCAGCCACCTTGCGCTCCAGCCGGCGCACCAGATTGGCCAGCACCGGCACCGGCGAGGCCGTGCCTGACAGCAATTCCGCCGCCTCATTCATATCCGTGGCGATTTTTTCTGATTTCATCATATGGGCGCGGCGTTCAGCCAATACTGTTTCCTCGCCCTCTTCCGGCGCAAGCTGTATGAGTTCCTGCAC
This is a stretch of genomic DNA from Candidatus Tokpelaia hoelldoblerii. It encodes these proteins:
- a CDS encoding X-Pro aminopeptidase (bhsal12770), translating into MFQSFDVTTNLANGAPRVEKLRGALARLGLDGFLVPRADEHQGEYVPPHAQRLGWLTGFTGSAGVALVLRDKALIFVDGRYTLQVRKQTDAAVFSYENLVATPPATWLEQNGGGLKIGFDPWLHTIDGARRLREALQKVGGELVSLAENPLDAVWDDQPQPPLGRVTLQPQQLAGKPAGEKLAEMQQDIARLGAVATVLTDPSSIAWCFNIRGSDVANTPLPLSFAVIPAAGRAELFIDGRKLGAEEKAALGELCETAPPAALQERLHAMAQGGKAVLLDPGLAAQRLSQIVEAAGGKVVEGRDPARLPRAVKNSAERQGARAAHMRDGVALVRFFAWLDGQKPGTQDEISVVRKLEELRAQTAEELHSKLEDISFDTISGAGADGAVIHYRVTTQTSRPLQAGELYLVDSGAQYRDGTTDITRTVAIGAAGEEERRCFTLVLKGMIALSMARFPQGTRGQDIDVLARIALWQNGFDYAHGTGHGVGAFLSVHEGPQSISRAGAQELLAGMIVSNEPGYYREGAFGIRIENLLLISKAATPAGGDLPMLAFETLTLCPIDRRLIVTALLNDEERNWLDAYHARVYEALASFVDDAERAWLRQAAAPL
- the prmA gene encoding Ribosomal protein L11 methyltransferase (bhsal12780), which produces MRQIRLYIAAAKAQAEAIYAAIETVFEEDGYPVAIVELDEAAALFEVSVYIDEAQAAETRQRFAQAANVAAEALQTEVLPEIDWVKHSLAGLRPVRAGRFFVHGSHDRDKIESGDLAVEIDAGQAFGTGHHGTTAGCLEMVARVVESEKPHNALDLGTGSGVLAIAMAKLHPMPILASDIDPVATEVAVDNIRLNGVEQWVAAVTAIGFDHEEMQKRRPFDLIVANILALPLIELAPAMARQVAAGGSVILSGILDSQHDKVLAAYLAEGLQHQETLHREGWVTIHLKRQAGDVSIF
- a CDS encoding SCO1/SenC family protein (bhsal12790), with protein sequence MKKDILYAIGFVALAAVFSGLLWGIHTLTKPDFTMTSINGETVTLDDIRARPSAVFFGYTSCPDVCPTTLVDMEGWLTELGKDSDKVNIWFITIDPERDTQERFHDYITNVSGQVTGLRGTQKEIDKALKFFNAVAQRVEMSDGDYTFDHTAAVILIKKNGVPFDAIPFAAGDAAAMDKLKTLINSAG
- the cat gene encoding Acetyltransferase (bhsal12800), whose protein sequence is MNNNNDLRFQDSAPRIHSTARLKTCRVGRYSEIGERVLLHDVTLGDFSYFERHAEAIYADIGRFCSITAHTRINALEHPMARASTHKFTYRPNEYFRYLPLDSTFREQRATKRVTIGHDVWISHGAVIMPGLTIGHGAVIGANAVVTKNVAPYEIAAGVPARKIRMRFAADIIESLLALEWWNWEMDKLYRAIPDMQTLPISDFIAKWR
- the ligA gene encoding DNA ligase (bhsal12830), which translates into the protein MTKTAVDQLSEAQAVKELKRLAEEIARHDHLYNTEDKPEITDADYDALRRRNLAIEQRFPHLVRDDSPSRKVGAPVSEKFAKIRHAVPMLSLDNGFEDQDVEDFAERLRRFLRLPADKPLDITAEPKIDGLSLSLRYEKGRLVSASTRGDGMVGEDVTVNARTIADIPQVLSGSPPDVLEVRGEIYMGRRDFAALNARQVEAGNPPFANPRNAAAGSLRQLDSSITASRALRFFAYAWGEVSALPARSQMGMVECFDKYGFTTNPLMKLCHDAAGLIRHYHKIEAMRAELDYDIDGVVYKINDLALQNRLGFVSRSPRWALAHKFPAEQAITILRQIDIQVGRTGALTPVARLEPITVGGAVVTNATLHNEDYIRGVDSAGAPIRDSGDIRIGDTVIIQRAGDVIPQIVDILPEKRPAGAVPYPFPHTCPACGSHAVREEGEAVRRCMGGLVCPAQAVERIRHFVSRNAFDIEGLGEERVEFFFSAEDPSVTIRSPADIFTLQKRQEQSLTKLENIDGFGATSVKKLYAAIDARRRIALSRFLFGLGIRHVGEVNARRLARHYVNYTALAAAAGAARMPEAGEKADKGNEVWQELINIEGIGGIVAGAVVDFYAEPHNVEVLGSLLAEVTPLDEELPVATDSPVAGKTIVFTGSLQRMSRDEAKAMAERYGARAAGSVSAKTSLVVAGPGAGSKLNKARELGIEIIDEDAWFALVGADEK
- the recN gene encoding DNA repair protein RecN (bhsal12840) encodes the protein MLVQLSIRDIVLIEKLDIGFEAGLSVLTGETGAGKSILLDSLSLALGSRGDAALVRHGANQGQVTAVFDVGADHPVRHLLRENGLDDEGDIILRRIQAADGRSRVFINDQAASVALMREAGKTLVEIHGQHADRALVETDAHRAFLDAFGGLGEQVVALRALYRNWREMEQALAKHCTRVEEAAREADYLRASVQELIQLAPEEGEETVLAERRAHMMKSEKIATDMNEAAELLSGTASPVPVLANLVRRLERKVAEVPELVARIVQAIDRALDALGDAQDGVDAALRAIDFDPQELERVEERLFALRAAARKYSVAVENLPALCEKMEKDLVDLDAGETLLAQLEAEAAAAGARYDAAAAELSACRRAAAQGLGAAVMAELPALKLEQAEFMVEQNVVAEQRGMDGIDTIEYWVRTNPGTRPGPMMKVASGGELSRFLLALKVALADRGSAPTLVFDEIDTGVGGAVADAIGQRLKRLSQQVQVLTVTHAPQVAAPADQHFLIAKSPAGEEDRLATDIHRMEPLEREEEIARMLAGAHITAEARAAARTLLQS